The Apus apus isolate bApuApu2 chromosome 1, bApuApu2.pri.cur, whole genome shotgun sequence nucleotide sequence AAACAAATTGAGACTCGGGCATCGGGTCAGTTGTGTAGCTGTTGATGTAGAAGTACAGCCTCTTTTTGTACATCTCACGGTGTCTTTGCCTGTGTAGTGTTCAGCTTCGTTTCTGGAGCAATGCTGTGAATATTTCTGTGCTACAAAGAAAGCTGCACTCACAGCTCACGTGGCTTTAGACTATCAAACTTGGATGTGGGCAAATGTGCAGCCATAGGAGCCTGGTATTCTGGGCATGCTGCAGGTTTCCTTCAGGAGCCCAAGGTAACGTTTGGGCGACTAAACTGAGCTAACTGCTGAAGAGAGTTTTGACAAGGAGTTGGGCATGTCAGTCTGAGCTGTGATTTAATACTGCAAGCAAACTAACATACagcttcaaatattttctggaGCTCTGTGTGCTGAGAGGGAATTCAAACATACTACAGCCTTTTATAGAGGAAATGAGGGACTAGTAGAAGATGTTTGTGTAGGTGCAGGAAGCTGCACGTGAGTATTTAATTCATCTACAGATGTAGCTGCATTTATGTGACAGTGGTAGACCTTTGCCAAGTTCATTTATGTTAGCGGATGCCAATTCAGATTTGAATCAATCTATCCCACCTGTCTGGGAATTGAGGGAAACCCACTTTATGGCTGCAGTCCCAAAATTCAGTTATACTTAAAATCTATAATGCAAGAAATAATGGAATATTCCATTGAAATGTCCAAGCATGAGTGTTGAAGAATCAGCCTGTCCTCTATAAGATTTAACGTTTTAGGAGTAAATAAACAGCAGTGCAAACAGGTGGAAGAGAGGtgtttgttaattttaaaaagtgccaTCTCCATCTGACGTTCAGGTCTTCAAGCCTCTCAGTCATAAGAAAACTTACAGTGCCCTAAAACTTTGGGTTCTTAAATTGACACAATTTGGtcaagcactggagcaggctaCCAAGAGGTGCTGGAGTCTCCATCCTCAAACCTCAGCTGGACTCTGAACATTGGAGGTTGAGTTGTCAACCTCGAGGCCCTTCCAATATACATGTGCCAGTGATCCCTGTGGTGGTCATTATGTTGTATAGTGGCCATTTATCCTGTACATGCAAATGGCATTCTGTATATAAGCAACCTCAGCCAAACCATTTGCTTAATCATGCTATTGAGGAagatatgaaattatttctgtttctctactGTAGGTGAAAGCTGTGCACTGCAAAGCTGGTGATACTGTTGGAGAAGGAGATCTGCTGGTGGAACTGGAATGAAAGGTTGCCTCCATGCTATTGGATTAGCTAAGCCTTTATTATTTTCATCCGTAAAGTAAGATAAAGGGAATTCAACACAGAAGATGGACAGTCCTATGCGCAGGATTTTATagtcatatttattttatcagtgGTTAAGACAGCAAACACAGATGTTAAACCTTGGCAACAGATCCCAGATTTTTACTTCCAGAAATACTTGTACATAACCTTTGTAATTCTTTGATTTTCCAGGatcaaataaaatcaataaaataccatttctgctttaaaacaggaaaagcctcctttaaaaaagaaaaaagaaaaaagaaaacacaacaaaagactGAATCCGATTAATCCTCTCTGTGGTAATATCACTGGTTTGAAGGCCCAGACAAATTGTGCAGTGGTTGGTAAGAGTGAAAAATTAACCACTGAGTGGTTAACCAAGCAGTTTTCTGTGGAAGTGCTGAAGAAGCCCTGCTGATGGCTTAGGTTCTGCTCAGATTTATTGGAACATTTTGAAGCCTTTGTATGGACTAAATTACAGGttagatgttttattttgctagtGCAGACTTTCCCCATATATCCTCATTTACAGTTGTAAGGGaactttattttattcaaaatcCATACTCAAAtttctcccccccctcccctcctcgTCTTCTTTCAGTTGATTACTGGATGCAAGGTAGGAGCTGGCACTGTCCTCAGATCCCCTTAGCCACTCAAGGGTATTGCTGGAGGCCAAGCCTCCTCTTGAACTACTTACAGGAAAGGGAGACTCGAGTGTCTGATCTTTTGTTGTGCAGAGGCTCTTACTAAAGACTCCGTGGAGAACTAGGACTGTTCATAACTATGTCCTGTGGGAAGAGCTGCATATCCAGTGTGGAAAACCAGAGAGGGCCTCGAGAGGAGGAAGATTTAAGAGACTTGAGCAGAAGTGAGAGGGTTGGTGACATGGGCAGCACAGGTAagagtatgtatttttttttccttcctcctccactcAGGAGCTCAATGCCACAGGATGGTGTTGATACCAGAAGTTTACTGGGTTCAGAAGGTTAGTGTGTGGTCATTGGAGGCTCTTTCTCCCCTCAGTGCTCCAGCTCAGAAAGCCAGCAGATGCAGTGGTACCTCTGCAGTCCCTGCACGCTGCAGGCATCATCGCTGTCCCTGTGCTCTTGCCTTGcctcctgctgggctgggacacTTGGCTACTCCCACCTTCAGTCTCACCTCCTAcacttgttttttctcccaCGTAGCTCCAAGTCACCGTTCCTGCAGTGCATTGACCGCTGCCCCAGAGAGGAGGGGGCCTGCTCTCATTTGCTTGCCTTGGATGTGTGGAGTCATGCTacttcccagaaaaaaaccctctggcCAGAGGCGCCTGGGCTCTTTACCAGAAGGTGAAGGACGAAAACAGTCTGTGACAGGGCTGGTGACTCAGGCTCAACCAGAAAGGTTCTTTCTGTTAGAAACTTCTGattgaaaagcaaatttttttttttcatgttactgAGAAGCTGCCAACTAAATCACAAAGCCAAGATGGAATAAGGATCTGCTTTGTTAATTAGTTTACAAAACCCATCAAGATGAGAAAGGAGAGTGTTTGGGCAGTACCTGCCCTCCAGGGAAATTAATGCTTTTGGAGCTGGAGAAACTGATACAGACAGCCTGCAGACCTTCCTACAAATCTTAATGCCATCTTGCCCCTTCCAAAAGGAGCACAGTTCAGCTCTTGCAAGTTGCCCTAAACtataaaaaacaaccaaccaaaaaaaccaaatacagCAAAGAGACATGATATTACTGttctactttaaaattaatgtcCCTACTGCAGCAACACaacctttctgtttttctaaatgaGATGCAGCAGTGCCTGTTATTGGTAAGCTTAGGTTAATTCCTTACCCTGGATCCCTGGACGGATTCCCTACCCCTGATCTCCTGCGGTCATCACAGGGCTACCGGCAATGAAGCAAAAGTACAATATTGTTCTTAAAGGTATTCTCAGTACTTTTAATTGTACTTTGGCTCACTGCATGGCACACATTCCCCGCTCACATCCCTTTGGCAGCTTTGGATACTGTACAACCTATATGTACCAAACActgcatttgaaagaaaatataaggCACAGCAGcataacaacaaaaagccaTGACCAGCACAGTTGGTTGGGTCAGGGGCACAATAATCTTcctttcatctctttttttttttttttttccccccagtttaATGTGGCAATAATCACATTAAGGTcctttggatatttttttatatccaGTCTTTCTACCAATAAGAAATGGGAGAATGGTTGCAAGTTCTGCATTAAAGTGCTTGGCTCAAAGTCACCTTGATTGTAAGTGCTCAcaacagctgcagctgctgtagcATGATGGGCAGCTGAAATCAGGTTTGCTTTTCTggtccccagcacccacccctaCCCCCCCAGTCCCACAGTCACCCAGTGAAATGACATGGTACCTAAAGTGCTTAGAATGCAAAAtctaaaatattactttaaatgtagttcttttaatatttcttcacAGTACTTTATAAAACTAAACATTTCAAAAGTAAGTCTTTTCCAGTTCAGCAAAACACTGCAACACAGAGTAAGAGAACagtctttacatttttttctatttctccaGCAATTTCATATCTGTCTTGAAGCACATAGTAGCTTCATGGTCATCTCTCCCTGTTTACATTCAGTAACTTACGAAACACCATTACAAGTCAATATTAAATGCGAGTTGTGCTTTACTTTGCAGATTTTCTAAAATCAGTCTCAGCTGTTAGTGCAATAGTATCATCATTATTCCACCCACCTCGGTGaactaaaaatatttgccagttcaggtaaaaaataataattagtcTGTTCCTCTGCCTTTCACTGATGTCGGTCATGCACTGAGGCAAAGAGGGGGTTGGGTGGTGGTGAAAAATATCTAGACCAGGTTACTGGTGGCAGGTTGGCAGGGGTGAGGAGGACACTGACTAGCCAGGGATGAGTCCCCATCTCTGTGCCCGCCAGGCTTCCAAGACTAGTGCCAAGGCTTTTGGGTTGGGAAGGTTACGAGAGATCCTGCATTTTAACAGAAAGGGTATTACAGCTTTCCTGGCAGCATTATTGATCGGCACGTGCTTCGTACTACATCTTCAGCCAGGCTGCGTTACCTCCTGTTTCTAATCCCGGCTTTCCCGTAGGACGTAGGAGAGGCCGTGTTTCCCCGAGGAGTCGTAACTGTCATAGTAGGGGAGGCCCACCCACTCGGGTGGGTATGTTGTCGTGCTGTACACGAAGCACTCCAGGACACCCTCATCCGCGCCgcccttcccttcccactccaCCACCTCAATTCTCATCAGGGTACGCTGGTACATGTCTGGGCAACCTTCAAACTCATCCAGGAATTGCAGCATCTGGTCATCGACTGAGTAAATCTCCCCAGCAATGTGGTGTCCTGTCCCCGGGATGTTCAGCATGTAAGGAATGTTGTATTTTCCTGCAATCACCAGCGGGTACTTCTCCACAGTGCGGCCCCTTCCTTGGAATTTTGCTAGCCCCTTGGCTGTGTTGATCATGTGCTTGTAGTTGGGCTGGCCCTTCTTCAGTGTCCCGTAGACGAAGACACGGGCCATTGTACCTGCAAAAACAGCTGGAAGACAAAGGTGTATGTTACCCACACGGCTGCTGTGGCCAAAGCTCTGGAGAACCACAACCTCACCAACACGTTGTACATGCAAGACTGTTTGGGCATGTGCAAAAGTGGTCTCATAGCCCTACACCTTATTTAAGTATAATACTAAATGAAAGTATCTCTTTAAATTTTCCAGTCAAAAACTGTAACAGTGAAAAACAGACACCAGGGGAAAGTCACCCTTGCGGTTCTTTTCTGTCATCAGATGACATCCCATGGCTTCTCTAAGGAATCCTCAACATCAGCCAATGCATCCCTGAGCCTTGGGAAAAgctctaaatatttttatttttttttcttttcttctcaacaTCATGGAAGCCATGCTGCAGCAAGTGTGATGCCATGCTCAGTAAGACCTCAAAAGCAACCCAGTGAGCCATCCCtcatagggggaaaaaatagattaaaaaaaaaaaatcccaaaacataGTTC carries:
- the TMTC4 gene encoding protein O-mannosyl-transferase TMTC4 isoform X8, translating into MARVFVYGTLKKGQPNYKHMINTAKGLAKFQGRGRTVEKYPLVIAGKYNIPYMLNIPGTGHHIAGEIYSVDDQMLQFLDEFEGCPDMYQRTLMRIEVVEWEGKGGADEGVLECFVYSTTTYPPEWVGLPYYDSYDSSGKHGLSYVLRESRD